In one Mesorhizobium australicum genomic region, the following are encoded:
- the metG gene encoding methionine--tRNA ligase, producing MPNEKFYLTTPIFYPNGKPHIGHAYTVIATDALARFQRLDGKDVFFLSGTDEHGLKMQQTAEKEGVTPQELADRNSAIFRTMEETLGASNDDFIRTTEERHKRACQAIWQRMADNGDIYLDRYSGWYSVRQEAYFDESETTVGEDGVRREPLGSPVEWNEEETYFFRLSAYQDKLLELYESQPDFVGPSERRNEVMSFVKSGLKDLSVSRSTFKWGVPVPGDDKHVMYVWVDALTNYITAAGFPDENNPRWGFWPADVHIIGKDIVRFHAVYWPAFLMSAGVPLPKRVYAHGFLFNRGEKMSKSVGNVVDPFSLVEHYGLDQVRYFFLREVPFGQDGSYSHEAIVNRTNADLANGIGNLAQRSLSMIAKNCGGKVPARDLTDDDRAVLAEADKALVQARRAMGEQAIHQALAGVIAVVSEADRYFDRQAPWALRKTDPARMETVLWTTAEAVRRIAIMLQPFVPGSAAKLLDLLAVAEDKRGFANAGDVDALVPGTPLPAPAGVFPRYVEAAGN from the coding sequence ATGCCAAACGAAAAATTCTATCTGACCACCCCGATCTTCTATCCGAACGGCAAGCCGCATATCGGCCACGCCTATACGGTGATCGCAACCGACGCGCTGGCGCGCTTCCAGCGCCTCGACGGCAAGGACGTGTTCTTCCTGTCGGGCACGGACGAACACGGCTTGAAGATGCAGCAGACGGCCGAAAAGGAAGGCGTGACGCCGCAGGAACTGGCCGACCGCAATTCGGCGATCTTCCGCACCATGGAAGAGACGCTCGGCGCCTCCAACGACGACTTCATCCGCACCACCGAAGAACGCCACAAGCGCGCCTGCCAGGCGATCTGGCAGCGCATGGCCGACAATGGCGACATCTATCTCGACCGCTACAGCGGCTGGTATTCGGTGCGCCAGGAAGCCTATTTCGACGAAAGCGAAACGACCGTCGGCGAGGACGGCGTGCGCCGCGAGCCGCTGGGCTCGCCGGTGGAATGGAACGAGGAAGAGACCTATTTCTTCCGCCTGTCCGCCTACCAGGACAAGTTGCTCGAACTCTACGAGAGCCAGCCCGATTTCGTCGGCCCGTCCGAGCGGCGCAACGAGGTGATGAGCTTCGTCAAGTCGGGCCTGAAGGACCTGTCGGTGTCGCGCTCGACCTTCAAATGGGGCGTGCCGGTGCCCGGCGACGACAAGCATGTGATGTATGTCTGGGTCGACGCGCTGACCAACTACATCACCGCGGCGGGCTTTCCCGACGAGAACAACCCGCGCTGGGGCTTCTGGCCGGCCGACGTGCACATCATCGGCAAGGACATCGTGCGGTTCCACGCCGTCTACTGGCCGGCCTTCCTGATGTCGGCCGGCGTGCCGCTGCCCAAGCGCGTCTATGCACACGGCTTCCTGTTCAACCGCGGCGAGAAGATGTCGAAGTCAGTGGGCAACGTGGTCGATCCGTTCTCGCTGGTCGAGCATTACGGGCTCGACCAGGTGCGCTACTTCTTCTTGCGCGAGGTGCCGTTCGGCCAGGACGGCAGCTACAGCCACGAGGCGATCGTCAACCGCACCAATGCGGACCTGGCGAACGGCATCGGCAACCTTGCCCAGCGCTCGCTGTCGATGATCGCCAAGAACTGCGGCGGCAAGGTTCCCGCACGCGACCTGACGGACGACGACCGCGCCGTACTTGCCGAGGCCGACAAGGCGCTCGTCCAGGCGCGCCGCGCCATGGGCGAACAGGCGATCCACCAGGCACTCGCCGGCGTGATCGCGGTGGTGAGCGAGGCGGACCGCTATTTCGACCGCCAGGCGCCGTGGGCGCTGCGCAAGACCGACCCGGCGCGGATGGAGACCGTGCTGTGGACGACGGCGGAAGCCGTGCGCCGCATCGCGATCATGCTGCAGCCCTTCGTGCCGGGCTCGGCGGCCAAGCTGCTCGACCTGCTGGCCGTGGCCGAAGATAAGCGCGGCTTCGCCAATGCGGGCGACGTCGACGCGCTCGTTCCGGGCACGCCGCTGCCGGCGCCGGCGGGCGTGTTTCCGCGTTACGTCGAGGCTGCGGGCAACTGA
- a CDS encoding TatD family hydrolase, producing MLVDSHCHLDFPDFASERADVIARAKANGVGAMVTISTRVRRFDEIRAIAEAYPEVWCSVGTHPHNAAEEDGISADELVALSAHPRCVAIGEAGLDYFYDHAPREAQARGFRTHIEAARRTGLPLVIHARDADADVAAILEDETGKGAFPFLLHCFSSGADLARVGLRLGGYISFSGILTFRRSDELRAIAREVPRDRLLVETDAPYLAPMPYRGKRNEPAYVRHTAEVLAETIGVSVDEIEDITTDNFYRLFSKAVRPAAA from the coding sequence ATGCTGGTCGACAGCCACTGCCACCTCGATTTTCCGGACTTTGCCTCCGAGCGTGCGGACGTGATCGCCCGCGCCAAGGCCAATGGCGTGGGCGCGATGGTGACGATCTCGACGCGCGTGCGCCGCTTCGACGAGATCCGCGCCATCGCCGAAGCCTATCCCGAGGTCTGGTGCTCCGTCGGCACGCATCCGCACAATGCAGCCGAAGAGGACGGCATCTCGGCCGACGAACTGGTCGCGTTGTCGGCGCATCCGCGCTGCGTGGCGATCGGCGAGGCGGGCCTAGATTATTTCTACGACCATGCGCCGCGCGAGGCGCAGGCGAGGGGGTTCCGCACCCATATCGAGGCCGCGCGGCGCACCGGCCTGCCGCTTGTCATCCATGCACGCGACGCGGATGCCGACGTCGCCGCGATCCTGGAGGACGAGACAGGGAAGGGCGCCTTCCCTTTCCTTCTCCACTGCTTCTCCTCCGGCGCGGACCTTGCCCGCGTCGGCCTGCGCCTCGGCGGCTACATTTCCTTCTCCGGCATCCTGACCTTCCGCCGTTCGGACGAGCTGCGCGCGATCGCCCGCGAGGTGCCGCGCGACCGGCTGCTGGTCGAGACCGACGCGCCCTATCTAGCGCCGATGCCGTATCGCGGCAAGCGCAACGAGCCGGCTTACGTGCGTCACACGGCCGAGGTGCTGGCCGAGACGATCGGCGTTTCAGTGGACGAGATCGAAGACATCACGACAGACAATTTCTACCGGCTCTTCTCCAAAGCCGTCCGGCCGGCGGCGGCTTGA
- a CDS encoding MBL fold metallo-hydrolase: MADRLRLTILGCGSSPGVPRITGDWGQCDPDNPKNRRRRASALVERISSSGVTRVVIDTGPDFRDQMLTAGVTRLDAAIYTHPHADHIHGIDDLRGFVIEQRRLMQVHADAPTSARLMEAFGYCFVTPEGSSYPPILKHVPIEHGVPFEIAGEGGPIVFEPLPQIHGDIISLGFRIGNLAYCADVSGFTGTTPDRLRNLDCLVIDALQYRPHPSHLSLEQALQWIDRLDPKRAVLTHMHTPLDYETVRRTTPDHVEPAFDGMTIELDYGA, from the coding sequence ATGGCGGACCGGCTGCGCCTCACCATCCTCGGCTGCGGCTCGTCTCCCGGCGTGCCGCGCATCACAGGCGACTGGGGCCAGTGCGATCCCGACAATCCGAAGAACCGTCGCCGTCGCGCCTCGGCGCTGGTGGAGCGCATTTCGAGCAGCGGCGTTACGCGCGTCGTCATCGACACGGGACCCGACTTCCGTGACCAGATGCTGACTGCCGGGGTCACACGTCTCGACGCCGCGATCTACACCCATCCGCATGCCGACCACATTCACGGCATCGACGACCTGCGCGGCTTCGTTATCGAGCAGCGCCGGCTGATGCAGGTCCATGCCGACGCACCCACCTCGGCGCGCCTGATGGAGGCCTTCGGCTACTGTTTCGTGACGCCGGAAGGCAGCTCCTATCCGCCGATCCTGAAGCATGTGCCGATCGAGCACGGCGTGCCGTTCGAGATCGCAGGCGAGGGCGGTCCGATCGTGTTCGAACCCCTGCCCCAGATCCACGGCGACATCATCTCGCTCGGCTTCCGCATCGGCAACCTGGCCTATTGCGCCGACGTCAGCGGCTTCACCGGCACCACGCCCGACCGGCTGAGAAATCTCGACTGCCTCGTCATCGATGCGCTGCAGTACCGGCCGCATCCGAGCCATCTGTCGCTCGAGCAGGCATTGCAATGGATCGACCGGCTCGACCCGAAGCGCGCCGTGCTGACCCACATGCACACGCCACTCGACTATGAGACCGTGCGACGCACCACGCCGGACCACGTCGAGCCGGCGTTTGATGGAATGACGATAGAGCTCGATTACGGAGCATAG
- a CDS encoding GFA family protein, with product MDRFTGGCLCGDVRIVASGRPYRVGLCHCLDCRKHHGSLFHASAIFPQDAVTIEGETRDYAGRHFCPRCGSSVFARTGDEIEVSVGSLDAPDQLKPTYELWTIRRESWLPPFPLARRYERNRDGTGRFEE from the coding sequence ATGGACCGATTCACCGGCGGTTGCCTGTGCGGCGATGTCCGGATCGTGGCGTCGGGACGCCCGTACCGCGTCGGGCTGTGCCACTGCCTCGACTGCCGCAAGCATCACGGGTCTCTGTTTCACGCGTCCGCGATCTTCCCGCAGGATGCAGTGACGATCGAGGGCGAGACGCGCGACTATGCCGGGCGGCATTTCTGCCCGCGCTGCGGCTCGTCCGTCTTTGCCCGCACCGGGGACGAGATCGAGGTGAGCGTGGGATCGCTCGACGCGCCGGACCAGTTGAAGCCGACCTACGAGCTCTGGACCATCCGCCGCGAATCCTGGCTGCCGCCGTTTCCCCTCGCGAGACGATACGAGCGCAACCGCGATGGCACGGGCAGGTTTGAGGAGTAG
- a CDS encoding cation transporter, which translates to MADHCCNDKAGGCDAPPALVLPLKPGAGRCEAEDACCSGGVPVFDGMSQRYRRVLWAVIGINGVMFLTEMVAGQLAGSQALQADALDFLGDTVTYGLSLAVIGTSMRSRAMAALFKGLSLSLMAFWVFGSTVYQTLILGLPSAELMGAIGLLALVANLASVGLLMPYRNGDANVRSVWLCSRNDAIGNAIVMAAALGVWGTASAWPDLIVAAVMAGLFLTSSVQILRQAWKEYRAGADIAPAPAE; encoded by the coding sequence ATGGCCGATCACTGTTGCAACGACAAAGCGGGCGGCTGCGACGCACCCCCGGCACTGGTGCTTCCGTTGAAGCCCGGCGCAGGCCGTTGCGAGGCCGAGGACGCTTGCTGTTCGGGCGGTGTACCCGTCTTCGACGGCATGAGCCAGCGCTATCGGCGAGTTCTATGGGCTGTGATCGGCATCAACGGCGTGATGTTCCTGACCGAAATGGTCGCGGGCCAGCTTGCCGGGTCGCAGGCTTTGCAAGCCGACGCGCTCGATTTTCTCGGCGACACGGTGACCTACGGCCTCAGTCTCGCTGTGATCGGCACTTCCATGCGCTCAAGGGCGATGGCGGCTTTGTTCAAGGGGCTGTCGCTCAGCCTGATGGCATTTTGGGTCTTTGGCTCCACGGTCTACCAGACCCTGATCCTCGGACTGCCCAGCGCCGAGCTGATGGGCGCCATCGGTCTCCTGGCGCTCGTCGCCAACCTAGCTTCCGTCGGCCTTCTGATGCCCTACAGGAACGGAGATGCGAATGTGCGTTCGGTGTGGCTGTGCTCGCGCAACGACGCCATCGGAAATGCGATCGTCATGGCTGCGGCGCTCGGCGTCTGGGGCACCGCGAGCGCTTGGCCGGACCTGATCGTCGCGGCGGTCATGGCGGGCCTTTTCCTGACGTCGTCGGTGCAGATCCTGCGGCAGGCGTGGAAGGAATATCGGGCAGGGGCAGATATCGCACCGGCGCCGGCAGAGTGA
- a CDS encoding MerR family transcriptional regulator, which translates to MDFSIGELARRSRVKVPTIRYYEQIGLLPAPPRTQGQQRRYDSGHTSRLNFIRHARELGFEIDAIRELLAMSAEPSQSCVVIDDIARRHIGEIDRRIAHLTTLRVELQRTVDECGRGQVCDCRVIEALAENR; encoded by the coding sequence ATGGATTTTTCGATCGGAGAACTGGCGCGACGCAGCAGGGTCAAGGTGCCGACGATCCGCTATTACGAGCAGATCGGGCTTCTGCCGGCTCCCCCGCGCACGCAAGGCCAGCAGCGGCGCTACGACAGCGGCCACACATCCAGGCTCAACTTCATCCGCCACGCGCGCGAACTGGGTTTCGAGATCGACGCGATTCGCGAGCTGCTGGCGATGAGCGCAGAGCCGAGCCAATCCTGCGTCGTGATCGACGATATCGCGCGGCGGCACATCGGCGAGATCGACCGCCGCATCGCACATCTGACGACGCTACGCGTGGAGCTGCAGCGGACGGTCGACGAATGCGGCCGCGGACAGGTGTGCGACTGCCGGGTAATCGAAGCCCTGGCCGAGAATCGCTAG
- a CDS encoding sulfite exporter TauE/SafE family protein encodes MDWTTAVVLTGAAAAGFAQGVSGFAFSLVSLSIWVWAISPQIAAPMAVFGSLAGQLVTLPWVWRGFDLALLMPLVIGGLMGVPLGIFLLHWLDPNLFKLALGIFLLIYCPLALLLPHDFKLRAGGRLADGAAGFIGGVMGGLSGASGPIPTLWTTLRGFAKETQRGVLQAFNIAMHVATLSGYALSGTINQETLRMFALIAPALAVPAILGVQVFRRMPTPAFRRLVLLLLFLSGIVLFSGSVGAFLG; translated from the coding sequence ATGGACTGGACTACAGCGGTCGTTTTGACGGGTGCCGCCGCCGCGGGCTTCGCGCAGGGCGTGTCGGGCTTCGCCTTCTCGCTGGTGTCGCTGTCGATCTGGGTCTGGGCGATATCGCCGCAGATCGCGGCACCCATGGCCGTTTTCGGCTCGTTGGCCGGCCAGTTGGTGACCCTGCCCTGGGTGTGGCGCGGCTTCGATCTCGCGCTCCTCATGCCGCTCGTCATCGGCGGCCTTATGGGTGTGCCGCTCGGCATCTTCCTGCTGCACTGGCTCGATCCGAACCTGTTCAAGCTGGCGCTGGGCATCTTCCTGCTGATCTACTGCCCGCTCGCCCTGCTGCTGCCGCACGATTTCAAGCTGCGCGCGGGCGGTCGCCTCGCCGACGGCGCGGCCGGCTTCATCGGCGGCGTCATGGGCGGACTGTCTGGCGCATCGGGCCCGATTCCTACGCTCTGGACCACGCTGCGGGGCTTCGCGAAGGAGACGCAGCGCGGCGTGCTGCAGGCGTTCAACATCGCCATGCACGTGGCGACGCTGAGCGGATACGCCCTCTCCGGCACGATCAACCAGGAGACGCTCCGGATGTTTGCCCTGATCGCCCCGGCGCTTGCGGTCCCGGCGATCCTTGGCGTGCAGGTGTTCCGACGCATGCCGACGCCGGCATTCCGCCGCCTGGTCCTTCTGCTTCTGTTCCTTTCCGGTATCGTCCTGTTCTCGGGAAGCGTCGGCGCCTTTCTGGGATAG
- a CDS encoding hybrid-cluster NAD(P)-dependent oxidoreductase — protein sequence MNAFAAPPLYRHLDEMAPWNDRLQTLECIGVSDEAPEVKTFTFRSDNQTWFRYQPGQFITLELPVGDEPLMRTYTLSSSPSRPFSIAVTVKAQPGSLGTRWMFDTVRPGTLLRAYGPAGDFTLHRHPAAKYLFISAGSGVTPMMSMLRWLNDCAPWTDVAFVTCARRPEEIIFRKELELLGSRMPGLSLGFLIEERSSRESWFGHMGRIDAVRLPLLSPDFREREVFCCGPEPFMQAVRAMLDNAGFDMARYHQESFAAPAKEDVPPVSSPADDPVAEATPITFSLSGVDASCLSGQTVLQTARSAGVRIAAACEFGLCGTCKVKCDGPVDMQHNGGILDDEIADGYILACCSRPLGAVQIEA from the coding sequence ATGAACGCCTTCGCCGCCCCGCCTCTCTACCGCCATCTCGACGAGATGGCGCCCTGGAACGACCGTCTGCAGACGCTGGAATGCATCGGCGTGTCGGACGAGGCGCCGGAGGTGAAGACGTTCACGTTCCGCTCGGACAACCAGACCTGGTTCCGGTATCAGCCCGGGCAGTTTATCACGCTGGAACTCCCGGTCGGTGACGAGCCGCTGATGCGCACCTACACGCTGTCGTCCAGCCCGTCGCGGCCGTTCTCGATCGCAGTGACGGTCAAGGCGCAGCCGGGGAGCCTGGGCACGCGCTGGATGTTCGACACCGTCCGGCCGGGCACGCTGCTCAGGGCATACGGTCCTGCCGGCGACTTCACGCTCCACCGCCATCCCGCGGCCAAGTATCTCTTCATATCGGCGGGCTCCGGCGTCACGCCGATGATGTCGATGCTGCGCTGGCTGAACGATTGCGCGCCCTGGACGGACGTCGCCTTCGTCACGTGCGCGCGGCGGCCGGAAGAGATCATCTTCCGAAAGGAACTCGAGCTTCTCGGCTCTCGCATGCCCGGTCTCTCGCTCGGCTTCCTGATCGAGGAGCGGTCGAGCCGCGAGAGCTGGTTCGGCCATATGGGCCGCATCGACGCAGTGCGCCTGCCGCTGCTCTCTCCGGATTTCCGGGAGAGGGAGGTCTTTTGCTGCGGCCCCGAGCCCTTCATGCAGGCCGTCCGCGCGATGCTGGACAATGCCGGCTTCGACATGGCCCGCTACCACCAGGAAAGCTTCGCTGCGCCAGCGAAGGAAGATGTGCCTCCCGTCTCCTCACCGGCGGATGACCCGGTTGCGGAGGCAACGCCGATCACCTTCAGCCTTTCCGGTGTCGACGCGTCGTGCCTCTCCGGGCAAACGGTTCTGCAGACGGCGAGGTCGGCCGGTGTCAGGATCGCGGCGGCCTGCGAGTTCGGTCTGTGCGGCACCTGCAAGGTCAAGTGCGACGGTCCGGTCGACATGCAGCACAATGGCGGTATTCTCGATGACGAGATCGCCGACGGCTACATCCTGGCCTGCTGCTCGCGGCCGCTGGGCGCGGTCCAGATCGAAGCCTGA
- a CDS encoding aromatic ring-hydroxylating oxygenase subunit alpha: protein MDIRNDMLRRLRNRRDGYSLEQAFYTDPDYFQADLELIWYRDWLFAAHDCEIPKPGNYVTLQVGDYPVVIVRDRQGQVRAFHNSCRHRGSRVCAGAKGASARLVCPYHQWTYDLDGRLLFARQMGPEFDPAQFSLKPVACETVGGYIFICLADEPADFEPFRTMVEPFFRPHRLTEAKVAFESTIVEKGNWKLVWENNRECYHCAGNHPELCKTFPEAPTVTGVQGADGDPEIVAHWQRCEAAGLPSRFTIADDGQYRTTRVPLLRDAVSYTMTGRRAVRKNLSDDVSTDRIGSLLLYHYPTTWNHILGDHAVTFRVLPISATETAVTTKWLVHKDAVEGIDYDLAELTHVWTETNDQDRRIVEENAFGIKSPAYEPGPYSLDHEGGVIQFVEWYCAFIEPRLSGSGKPALRSVA, encoded by the coding sequence ATGGATATCCGCAACGACATGCTGCGCCGCCTGCGCAACCGGCGCGACGGCTACAGTTTGGAGCAGGCGTTCTACACCGACCCGGACTATTTCCAGGCCGATCTGGAACTCATCTGGTACCGCGACTGGCTGTTTGCGGCGCATGACTGCGAGATCCCGAAGCCGGGCAATTACGTGACTCTGCAGGTCGGCGACTATCCTGTGGTGATCGTGCGCGACCGGCAGGGGCAGGTGAGGGCGTTCCACAACTCCTGCCGCCATCGCGGCAGTCGTGTCTGCGCCGGCGCCAAGGGTGCTTCGGCGCGGCTCGTCTGTCCCTACCACCAGTGGACCTACGACCTCGACGGCAGGCTGCTGTTCGCCCGCCAGATGGGACCGGAGTTTGATCCGGCGCAGTTTTCGCTGAAGCCGGTCGCCTGCGAGACGGTCGGCGGCTACATCTTCATCTGCCTCGCCGACGAGCCGGCCGATTTCGAGCCCTTTCGCACCATGGTCGAGCCGTTCTTCAGACCGCATCGTCTCACGGAGGCGAAGGTTGCGTTCGAGAGCACCATCGTCGAGAAGGGCAACTGGAAGCTCGTCTGGGAAAACAACCGCGAGTGCTATCACTGCGCCGGCAACCATCCGGAACTGTGCAAGACCTTCCCTGAGGCCCCGACGGTCACTGGCGTGCAGGGCGCGGATGGCGATCCCGAGATCGTCGCACACTGGCAGCGCTGCGAGGCGGCGGGACTGCCCAGCCGCTTCACCATCGCCGATGACGGTCAGTACCGCACCACGCGCGTGCCGCTGCTGCGCGATGCCGTCAGCTACACGATGACCGGCCGGCGCGCGGTCAGAAAGAACCTGTCCGACGACGTCTCGACCGACCGCATCGGCTCGCTGCTGCTCTATCACTATCCGACGACGTGGAACCACATCCTCGGCGATCATGCCGTGACGTTCCGCGTGCTGCCGATCAGCGCCACGGAGACGGCTGTGACGACCAAATGGCTGGTCCACAAGGACGCGGTCGAGGGCATCGACTACGACCTCGCCGAACTCACCCATGTCTGGACCGAGACCAACGACCAGGACCGGCGGATCGTCGAGGAGAACGCCTTCGGCATCAAGTCGCCTGCCTACGAGCCGGGACCTTACTCGCTCGACCACGAAGGCGGCGTGATCCAGTTCGTCGAGTGGTACTGCGCCTTCATCGAACCGCGTCTTTCCGGCAGCGGAAAGCCGGCGCTGCGCAGCGTCGCCTGA
- a CDS encoding DUF922 domain-containing protein, whose product MKSSLRAFALGVLLATPSLSDSAAKVTYSEKTIHYPVSGRTGQEIYAQIARKGPRLTGQRDHKVATTSMTFDVRDIKAGVRGARCVVTGLDVHVSFTYRIPKWTGKGSASVRKAWTAFEAHLWRHEKRHRDIALDYARRVERDILRLKGDARRECAGMVEQAKRQSTSSEAWHQRKQAAFDASWFGDGGQQFKYDRALISAK is encoded by the coding sequence GTGAAGTCCAGCCTGAGAGCATTTGCCCTTGGTGTCCTTCTGGCGACGCCGAGCCTGTCCGACTCGGCCGCCAAAGTCACCTATAGCGAGAAGACCATCCACTACCCGGTGAGCGGCCGCACCGGACAGGAGATTTACGCTCAGATTGCCAGGAAAGGCCCCAGGCTTACCGGCCAGCGCGACCACAAGGTGGCGACAACCAGCATGACCTTTGACGTGCGCGACATCAAGGCAGGCGTCAGGGGAGCCCGGTGCGTCGTGACCGGCCTCGACGTGCACGTCTCGTTCACCTACCGGATCCCGAAATGGACGGGGAAGGGGAGCGCTTCCGTGCGCAAGGCGTGGACCGCTTTCGAAGCGCATCTGTGGCGGCATGAGAAGCGCCACCGCGACATCGCGCTGGACTATGCCCGGCGCGTCGAGCGCGACATCCTGCGCCTGAAGGGCGATGCGCGCCGGGAATGCGCCGGGATGGTGGAGCAGGCAAAGCGGCAGTCGACGTCGTCCGAGGCCTGGCACCAGCGCAAGCAGGCGGCCTTCGACGCGAGCTGGTTCGGCGATGGCGGCCAGCAGTTCAAATATGACCGCGCCCTGATCTCGGCGAAATAG
- the mazG gene encoding nucleoside triphosphate pyrophosphohydrolase, whose protein sequence is MQPSRDIARLIEIMAALRTPGTGCAWDLEQTFATIAPYTVEEAYEVSDAIARNDLTDLRDELGDLLLQVVFHSRIAQEAGEFEFGDVVTAITTKMIRRHPHVFGDADARAAGSAKGQWDRIKAEEKAEKRAARIARGENPEDHGTGFLDGIPVVLPSLTRALKLQQKAATVGFDWGEAAPILDKIEEEIGELRAAMAAGRQSEIADEFGDILFAVVNLGRHLGVDAEAALAGTNEKFRSRFHFVEKALSDAESSLKDASLEEMEELWQKAKKTA, encoded by the coding sequence ATGCAACCGTCGAGAGATATCGCCCGCCTCATCGAGATCATGGCCGCGCTGCGCACGCCGGGCACGGGCTGCGCGTGGGACCTGGAGCAGACCTTTGCAACCATTGCGCCGTATACGGTCGAGGAGGCCTACGAAGTCTCCGACGCGATCGCGCGCAACGACCTCACCGACCTTCGCGATGAGCTCGGCGATCTGCTTCTCCAGGTGGTCTTCCATTCCCGCATCGCACAGGAGGCCGGCGAATTCGAGTTTGGCGACGTCGTCACCGCGATCACGACCAAAATGATCCGCCGCCACCCGCACGTCTTCGGCGATGCTGACGCGCGTGCCGCCGGTTCCGCCAAGGGCCAGTGGGACCGCATCAAGGCCGAGGAGAAAGCGGAGAAGCGTGCGGCGCGCATCGCCCGCGGCGAAAATCCGGAGGACCATGGGACCGGTTTCCTCGACGGGATCCCGGTCGTCCTGCCCTCGCTGACCCGCGCATTGAAGCTGCAGCAGAAGGCGGCGACGGTCGGATTCGACTGGGGCGAGGCGGCGCCCATCCTCGACAAGATCGAGGAGGAAATCGGCGAACTGCGTGCCGCGATGGCCGCCGGACGACAGAGCGAGATCGCCGACGAGTTCGGCGACATCCTCTTCGCGGTCGTCAATCTCGGCCGCCACCTCGGCGTGGATGCCGAGGCCGCGCTCGCCGGAACCAACGAGAAATTCCGCTCGCGCTTCCACTTTGTGGAGAAAGCACTTTCCGACGCAGAATCAAGCCTTAAGGACGCATCTCTTGAAGAGATGGAAGAGCTTTGGCAAAAGGCGAAGAAGACTGCATAA